Within Sphingobium sp. KCTC 72723, the genomic segment GATCGCGGGATTTGTGTTCATCGGCACGCCGGGCCGGGCGCAGGAGGAGCGCCCACGGCCAGATTATGACGCCATCGTATCGACCTGGGACAGATAATGTCGCGGGATACCCATTGCCGCGCAAGCTCCTGACTTGACCTGCATGGCTGTATTATGGCACTGATGCACTCATGGCCGACGATTCCAGACCCGTCTATCTCCGCCTGCGTGAGATTATTGCTGCCTCCATATTGGATGGGGATTTTTCCGATGGCGACCTGTTGCCATCGGTGCGGGCGTTCGCTGCGCAGCAGGGCGCAAACCCGCTGACGGTGGCCAAAGCCTATCAGAGTTTTCAGGATGACGGGCTGGTCGTGGTGAAGCGGGGCGTGGGCATGTTCGTCGCCGATGGCGCGACCCGAAAACTGCGCGAGGCCGAGCGCGCGCGCTTCATGGAGCAGGTGTGGCCGCCGGTAGCGGCGCAGATTAGGCGGCTGGGGATACGGATCGACGATCTGGATGTGGCGAAGGTTTGACGTAGAGGAAAGATGTCGCCTTTGGTGATAGGCTCCCTCCTTCATCGTCATGCTGAAACGAGTTCAGCATGACGATGAAGAGATAGTGAAAGGTCATATACGATTCCCCCTCTCCTTGCAGGGGAGGAATTTAGAGCGCCGCCAATGCTTCTACCGCTTCCTCACGACCGGGGAAGTTGCTGGCGGCGGCGCGGGTGAGCGCCAGTTTGGCTTCGTCCTTGCGGCCGGTCGCTGCGTAAGCCTGCCCCAGATGCAGGGTGAGCGCGGGGTGACCGGGGGCCAGCGCGACGGCCTTTTCCAGCAGGTCGACCATCGCCGGTCCCTTGTCGCCGCTGCGTAGCAAGACCCAGCCATAGATGTCGGCAGTCATCGGATTGGCGGGCATCAGGCGATAGGCGTGGGCGGCAAAGGCGCGGGCCGCGTCCTTGTCGCCGGTTTCCAGCGATACACGGGCCATATCGGCCATCAGCATGGCGTCGCCATCGCCCATTTGCGCGCGGACGGCGCGCAGCAGGCGCAGCGCGGTGCGCCAATCCTGCGCCTGCATGGCAACGGCGGCGGCGAGACGCCGGGCTTCTGCATCATTGGGATTTTGCGTCAGGAATAGTTGCACGACCTGCGCGGCACGGGCCGGGTTGCCTGCGCGGTTCCATGCGGCAACCAGACGTAATGCGGCGTCCCGGTCGAAGCGGATATTGGCGGCGGCTTCATAAGCGCGCGCCGCTTCGGCAGGACGGTTGGCGGCACCCAGCGTATCGCCCCAGATCAGCCATGCGTCGGGCGCACCGGCATTGGCGCGGGCGAGCAGGCGCGCGCGCGTGACGGCATCGTCGGTTCGCCCGGTGCTGAGCAGCGCGCGGATGTAAGGGATGTTGTCGCGGGCGGTCGCGGCGCTGGACGGGGGCGGTCCGGCGGCGATGGCGGCATCGCGCGGGCTGGCAAACGGATCGGCGGGCGCGCGCACCGGCCATGCGGCACGCGCCAGCATATCGTCGGCCAGCGGGCGGTTGCCCAGCGCTTCCTGCGCGCGTGCGGCCAGCGTCAGCACATAGGGATCGGCATCCCGCTGCGCGACGATCGGGGCGAGCATGGTCGCGGCGGAGGCGAAATCGCCGCCCAGAAAATAGGCGCGGGCCAGCAGGGTGCGGGCGGTGCGGTTGTCGGGTTGGGCCATGACCAGCGGAGCGAGCGCTTCGACCGCCAACACCGCATTGCCATCCTCCACATGCAGCACGCCGCGCAGCAGGCGGGTGGCGGGTTCATCGTCCAGCCGCCCACGGGTGCGGGCCAGCAGGGTGCGGGCAAGGTCGGCCTTGCCTGCGCGCGCGGCCATCACCGCCTGCATCACCCAGGCACGGGCATTGTCGGGATCGAGCGCCAGGATCCGCCGGGTCAGGCCGAGCATTGCGCCTGCCTGCCCCGCATCGGCCACCGTGGCGGCATATTGCACCATCGTCGGCACCGAATCGGGGCTGGCACCCAGCGCGCGGTCGAACCATGGCAGGGAAGCTGTCAGGCCATATTGGGCGCGGGTGAGTTCGGCGCGCAGAGTCAGCGCCTTTGCGTCGTCATTGGCCAGCGCGACGGCACGATCGGCGGCGGCAATCGCGCCTGCCTGATCGCCGGTGGCCAGCCGCAAACGACCCAGATCGACCCAGTTTTCCACGTCTTCGGGCGCTGCGGCAATCGCGCTTGCCAGCGTCTTTTGCGCCAGCGCCATGTCGCCCAGCGCGATGGCGGCGCGGGCGGTCACGCGGGCGGCGGCGATAGACTGCGTATCGGGAATGTCGGCAGCGCGGGCTTCCTTGAGCGCGGCAGTTGCATCGCCCTGAAGCAACAACGCCTGCGCCATGACGGCGCGCGTCTGTGCAGGCTGCGCGCCCAGCGTCCGGGCGCGTTCGACTTCGGCCTGCGCCCCTGCGCCATCGCCCAGTTCCGCCAGCGCGCGCGCCTGCGCCAGCCGCACGGTGGGGCTGCGCGGATCGCGCTTGATGGCGTTCATCAATTCGATGCGAGCGGTGCGCGCGTCGCCCTTGTCCAGCGCGGCCAGGCCACGCGCCAGAGCGGCGCTGCCATCGCGTTCATGCGCGCGCCATTGCCACAGGCCCGCGCCCGACAGCAGCAGCAGCGCAATGACGATGAGCAAAAACAGCCGCTTGCGGCTCATGCGCCCTGCCCCGGCATTTGGCCCTGCATCTGATATTGTTTGAGCAGGTCGTA encodes:
- a CDS encoding tetratricopeptide repeat protein, with product MSRKRLFLLIVIALLLLSGAGLWQWRAHERDGSAALARGLAALDKGDARTARIELMNAIKRDPRSPTVRLAQARALAELGDGAGAQAEVERARTLGAQPAQTRAVMAQALLLQGDATAALKEARAADIPDTQSIAAARVTARAAIALGDMALAQKTLASAIAAAPEDVENWVDLGRLRLATGDQAGAIAAADRAVALANDDAKALTLRAELTRAQYGLTASLPWFDRALGASPDSVPTMVQYAATVADAGQAGAMLGLTRRILALDPDNARAWVMQAVMAARAGKADLARTLLARTRGRLDDEPATRLLRGVLHVEDGNAVLAVEALAPLVMAQPDNRTARTLLARAYFLGGDFASAATMLAPIVAQRDADPYVLTLAARAQEALGNRPLADDMLARAAWPVRAPADPFASPRDAAIAAGPPPSSAATARDNIPYIRALLSTGRTDDAVTRARLLARANAGAPDAWLIWGDTLGAANRPAEAARAYEAAANIRFDRDAALRLVAAWNRAGNPARAAQVVQLFLTQNPNDAEARRLAAAVAMQAQDWRTALRLLRAVRAQMGDGDAMLMADMARVSLETGDKDAARAFAAHAYRLMPANPMTADIYGWVLLRSGDKGPAMVDLLEKAVALAPGHPALTLHLGQAYAATGRKDEAKLALTRAAASNFPGREEAVEALAAL
- a CDS encoding GntR family transcriptional regulator, translating into MADDSRPVYLRLREIIAASILDGDFSDGDLLPSVRAFAAQQGANPLTVAKAYQSFQDDGLVVVKRGVGMFVADGATRKLREAERARFMEQVWPPVAAQIRRLGIRIDDLDVAKV